Proteins encoded within one genomic window of Brienomyrus brachyistius isolate T26 chromosome 22, BBRACH_0.4, whole genome shotgun sequence:
- the unc119.2 gene encoding protein unc-119 homolog B, whose product MMKREQGSLDNNDMEDWNGLFSEEESVDGVEEAGPGASVTPNSVLRLKAYTEDYLCGPEDNIYNINFSRFKIRDLQTGAVILDLHKPCPTEIKDAIDTSAGRFIQYRFSPAFLALREIGATLEFTVGAKALNKLRLIERHYYRERLLKSFDFEIGFCIPFSRNTCEHIYTLPELEPQTVEEMIASPFETKSDSFYFGNNKLIMHHKAEYAFSGDERRPALMEKDCPAYSHQ is encoded by the exons ATGATGAAGAGAGAGCAAGGAAGCTTAGACAACAATGATATGGAGGACTGGAACGGGTTGTTTAGTGAAGAGGAGTCTGTGGATGGGGTGGAGGAGGCCGGACCTGGGGCTTCGGTGACCCCAAACAGCGTGCTGAGGCTGAAGGCCTACACCGAAG ATTACCTTTGTGGTCCTGAAGACAACATCTACAACATCAACTTCTCACGTTTCAAAATTCGAGATTTACAGACAGGAGCTGTTATACTGGACCTCCACAAGCCGTGCCCAACCG AAATTAAGGATGCGattgacacaagtgcggggagATTTATCCAGTATCGCTTTAGTCCCGCATTTCTGGCGCTGCGAGAGATAGGAGCCAC GTTGGAGTTCACGGTGGGGGCCAAGGCCCTGAACAAGCTCCGGCTGATTGAGAGGCATTACTACAGGGAGCGGCTCTTGAAGAGCTTTGACTTTGAAATTGGCTTCTGCATCCCCTTCAGCAGAAACACATGCGAGCACATCTACACCTTACCGGAGCTGGAGCCCCAGACAG TCGAGGAGATGATCGCTAGTCCGTTtgagaccaagtcagacagTTTCTACTTTGGCAACAATAAGCTCATCATGCACCATAAGGCAGAGTATGCATTCAGCGGGGACGAGAGGAGACCAGCACTGATGGAGAAGGACTGTCCTGCTTACAGCCACCAGTGA
- the LOC125717812 gene encoding matrix metalloproteinase-25-like codes for MGSRQLLGAALLLLAASAALSAPPGVRYSRALDWLSRYGYLPPPDPRTGKLQTREGIELALREMQRFAGLKETGRLDGATLSLMSTPRCSLPDVVGTADLLKRRRRRYALSGLRWGKTKITWSVHSYPSLTSSPSLPADLVELVLRHALSVWSDVTPLRFYRLSREGGGPQEEGDIRVTFTRSFHDDGYPFDGRGGTLAHAFFPGTDALAGDAHFDDEETWSFGGDTGSTDLFTVAVHEFGHALGLSHSSSEHSIMRPYYLGSVGDIQKYSLSADDRLGIQTLYGTKVTPITARPDVSLTSALPHFPSPPSPRPTTHLDRALPNRCEGGYDAVANIRGEVFFFKGPYFWRIQRSGSLVSLSPALIRNFWIGLPPGINKIDAAYERKSGSHIVFFIGGQYWVFRDTVALPGYPRPLAEWGVQTVAGKGLSKVDAAFVWAHTGKTYLFSEGEFWRFDELGKKVGMKPEGGYPKQASLWKGVPPDPDDIISWGDGDTYFFKDDSYWVLKRGRLDQENVTSKSISADWMRCAPPPSPTPSPTNGNTKCYECFCKKNRGVKVQTFHWLFLLPVSITTRSLKRY; via the exons ATGGGTTCCCGGCAGCTGCTCGGGGCTGCGCTCCTGCTGCTGGCTGCCTCGGCAGCGCTGTCAGCTCCGCCAGGAGTCCGATACTCCCGGGCTTTG GACTGGCTGAGCCGGTATGGATACCTTCCGCCTCCAGATCCCCGCACTGGAAAGCTGCAGACGCGGGAAGGCATCGAGCTCGCCCTGAGGGAGATGCAGAGGTTCGCCGGGCTCAAAGAAACAGGCAGGCTGG ATGGCGCCACTCTCTCACTCATGTCCACCCCTCGCTGTTCTCTGCCGGACGTCGTGGGAACGGCTGACTTGCTGAAGAGGCGGAGGAGGCGGTACGCTCTGTCTGGGCTGCGATGGGGGAAGACCAAGATCACGTGGAG TGTACATAGCTATCCCTCGCTCACTAGCTCGCCATCCCTCCCGGCAGATCTAGTTGAGCTTGTCTTGAGACACGCTCTGAGTGTATGGAGTGATGTCACTCCTCTGCGATTTTACCGCCTCTCCCGTGAAGGAGGAGGACCGCAGGAAGAAGGGGACATCAGGGTCACTTTCACTCGTTCGTTTCACGATGATGGGTACCCCTTTGATGGCAGAGGCGGTACACTGGCACACGCCTTCTTCCCAGGCACAGATGCCCTTGCAGGAGATGCTCACTTTGACGACGAGGAGACCTGGAGCTTTGGAG GTGATACGGGCAGCACTGACCTCTTCACGGTGGCCGTCCATGAGTTTGGCCACGCCCTGGGCCTCTCCCACTCCTCCTCTGAGCACTCCATCATGAGGCCTTACTACCTGGGCTCGGTGGGAGATATACAGAAGTACAGCCTATCTGCCGACGATAGACTGGGGATCCAGACCCTCTACG GGACGAAGGTGACCCCAATCACGGCTCGTCCAGATGTGTCACTCACCTCTGCTCTGCCACATTTTCCCTCTCCACCCTCCCCTAGACCAACCACACA ccttgaCCGAGCTCTGCCAAATCGCTGTGAAGGTGGCTATGACGCTGTGGCTAACATCAGGGGAGAGGTCTTCTTTTTTAAGG GTCCGTATTTCTGGCGAATCCAAAGGTCGGGTTCCCTCGTCTCCCTATCCCCAGCTTTGATTAGGAACTTCTGGATTGGACTCCCCCCTGGAATTAATAAAATCGACGCTGCTTATGAGAGAAAGAGTGGCAGCCATATTGTGTTCTTCATTG GTGGCCAATACTGGGTTTTCAGGGACACAGTGGCTCTCCCTGGATATCCCCGGCCCTTGGCAGAGTGGGGGGTGCAAACGGTGGCTGGGAAAGGCCTCTCCAAGGTGGATGCAGCCTTTGTGTGGGCACACACAGGGAAGACCTACCTGTTCAGTGAGGGGGAGTTCTGGAGGTTTGACGAGTTGGGGAAAAAGGTGGGAATGAAGCCGGAGGGGGGGTACCCCAAGCAGGCTTCACTCTGGAAAGGGGTGCCCCCAGACCCAGATGACATCATCAGCTGGGGCGATG GAGACACGTATTTCTTCAAGGATGACTCCTATTGGGTGCTGAAAAGAGGGAGATTAGACCAGGAAAATGTGACCTCTAAATCCATATCAGCTGATTGGATGAGATGTGCACCACCACCGAGTCCGACACCTTCTCCCACCAATGGCAATACTAAGTGCTATGAATGCTTTTGTAAGAAGAACAGAGGGGTCAAAGTTCAAACCTTTCATTGGCTGTTCTTGCTACCTGTCTCTATAACAACCAGGTCACTCAAAAGATATTAA